A segment of the Alistipes communis genome:
AGAATCGGGATGTCCCGCGACGCTCGAATGGGCACATGCCCTGCGTTACTACGAATGGAACGAATACAGCCAGGCCAAATGGGTCGCACGCCGCATGGCCAACGACTGGATGATGGGCATCCGCTCGTCGATCTTCACCTTCGTCGACCTGCAATATCCCAACATGCAGCAGTCGTTCGGGCTGTTGCGGACAAATCTTTTCAAGGAGGTGGTTTACAAACGGCCGTCGTTCCATACCGTGCAGCATATGGTCAATCTCTTCCGCCCCGAACTCCGTTCCGCAGGGCACCTGAACCACGAGAGCAACACGCCGCGACGACTCACGGTCGCAGGCATCGAACGTCAGAAGGACGGAACGCTCGTCGGCGCCGTCGTCTGGCAGAACGACCGCATTCCTTCGGACAACCTGGCTTTCGAGCCGATCGAACTTTGGATCGAAGGACTCTCGCTGAAAGATCCCGTACTAATCGAGATGATCACGGGCCGGATCTACGCTCTGCCGAAATATCACGGGCATTCCGGCGACGGACGCATGAAATTCACGGGACTTCCCGTATGGGATTCTCCCGTAGTGATTCTCGAACGGAGCGCCCTGCCCGAAGGGACGCAAACACGCGAACGCCAGATTTCCGGATCGACCCGGGACATGCATTTCTGACGACTATTTCCCGAACCGAGACAAAAGCGTTTCAAGTTTATGACAGGATACGACAAAGTCCGTAAAGGATACAAATGGGAGGTGCTGGCCCTGCTGTGGGTCGCCTACCTGCTCAATCAGGCAGACAGACAGGTATTCAACGTGGTGCTTCCGCTCATCCGCGAGGACTTGGGGCTGAGCGATGTGGCCGTCGGTACGATCGCCACGGTTTTCAACCTGTTCTATGCCGTGCTGGTCCCGATCGGAGGATTTATCGGCGACCGTTTCAGCCGCAAGTGGATCGTGACGGCGAGCGTCCTCTTCTGGAGCATCGCCACCATGTTCACGGGACTCTGCAACGGATTCCTGATGCTGGTCGTGATGCGCAGCATCGCAACGGGCGGCGGCGAAGCCTTCTTCGGGCCTGCGAACTACTCGCTCATCGCCGATTACCACGACCGGACGCGAGCCTTCGCCATGTCGATCCACCAGACGGCTTATTATGTCGGGATCATCCTCAGCGGGTATGCCGCCGGCGTCGTCGGCGAACTCTGGGGCTGGCGCAACGCCTTCTACATCTTCGGCGCCATCGGGGTTCTCCACGGCATAATCATGGCCGGACACTTGCGCGACCGCAAACATCCTGCGACCGAGCCGACAGAAAGAGGGGGGGGGAACGAGCAGAAACCCCGTTTCGCCGAAGGATTCCGCATCGTTTTCACGACTCCGACGGCACTCATTCTGACGCTCAGTTTCTCCGGACTGATCTTCGTGCTGACGGGGTATCTGACCTGGATGCCCACCTATCTCTACGAACGTTTCGACATGGATCTGGCCGCTGCCGGTTTCCACTCGATGTTCTACACGCATCTGTTCGCCTTCGTCGGAATCCTGATCGCCGGACGCATCTCCGACCGGATTGCCGCGAAACACCCTGCGAGCCGAATGGCCATGCAGGGCATCGGCCTGCTGGCCGCCGTGCCGTTCATCGTGATGATGGGACACTCTTCGACGCTGTGGATCATCTATCTC
Coding sequences within it:
- a CDS encoding MFS transporter; translation: MTGYDKVRKGYKWEVLALLWVAYLLNQADRQVFNVVLPLIREDLGLSDVAVGTIATVFNLFYAVLVPIGGFIGDRFSRKWIVTASVLFWSIATMFTGLCNGFLMLVVMRSIATGGGEAFFGPANYSLIADYHDRTRAFAMSIHQTAYYVGIILSGYAAGVVGELWGWRNAFYIFGAIGVLHGIIMAGHLRDRKHPATEPTERGGGNEQKPRFAEGFRIVFTTPTALILTLSFSGLIFVLTGYLTWMPTYLYERFDMDLAAAGFHSMFYTHLFAFVGILIAGRISDRIAAKHPASRMAMQGIGLLAAVPFIVMMGHSSTLWIIYLGFAGFGFARAFFDANTYTVLYDVVPERYHSSASGVMIMTGFAIGALAPVILGAVKEAAGLSSGITMLAGVWLVCGVLMLAGSKRFYMKNYNRINNV